In one Solanum dulcamara chromosome 1, daSolDulc1.2, whole genome shotgun sequence genomic region, the following are encoded:
- the LOC129889337 gene encoding dehydration-responsive element-binding protein 1E-like — translation MNNSSNSCSSIRTDVPSDEESFLLASSKPKKRIGRKKFKETRHPIYRGVRKRNNDKWVCEMREPTKQKRIWLGSYPTAEMAARAHDVAALALKGPLATLNFADSAWKLQVPVSKDPKELRQAAARAAEAFAIEPIDVPQDNIVVDNYNVVVEENGSNLYSNSRGIEEWQANMEEECLFSPNPCLFGSHFSWDDHVESDVEVSLWNYSI, via the coding sequence ATGAATAACTCGAGTAATTCGTGTTCTTCGATTAGAACGGATGTGCCTTCGGATGAAGAAAGTTTTCTATTAGCGTCGAGCAAGCCAAAGAAGCGAATAGGGAGGAAGAAGTTCAAGGAAACACGTCACCCGATTTATCGAGGAGTGAGGAAGAGGAACAACGACAAATGGGTTTGCGAAATGCGTGAGCCGACTAAACAAAAGAGAATATGGCTAGGTTCGTACCCAACCGCGGAAATGGCTGCACGTGCTCACGATGTAGCTGCATTAGCGCTTAAAGGACCATTAGCCACATTGAATTTCGCAGACTCGGCTTGGAAGTTACAAGTTCCGGTATCTAAGGACCCGAAGGAGCTACGCCAAGCGGCTGCTAGAGCCGCTGAGGCGTTCGCGATCGAGCCGATAGACGTACCACAAGATAATATTGTAGTAGATAATTATAATGTGGTGGTTGAAGAAAATGGTAGTAATTTGTATAGTAATTCACGTGGGATAGAAGAATGGCAGGCAAATATGGAAGAAGAATGTTTGTTTTCACCAAATCCATGTTTATTTGGGAGTCATTtcagctgggatgatcatgtgGAAAGTGATGTTGAGGTCTCCTTGTGGAATTATTCTATTTGA